The following proteins are co-located in the Fimbriiglobus ruber genome:
- a CDS encoding NAD(P)/FAD-dependent oxidoreductase, which produces MSEPTVAIIGAGPAGLTAAYQLTKYGIPVTVLEADPKYVGGISRTVRYNGFHFDIGGHRFFSKSKEIEDLWSEILPDDMLDRPRSSRIFYNGQFFEYPLKAGEALMKLGPIESARCVLSYLKARAFPQDNPRSFQDWVTNQFGARLFNIFFKTYTEKVWGMSCKEISADWAAQRIKGLSLKSAILNALWKPKPKARGQVIKSLINTFRYPRLGPGMLWEACAEKVKAQGGVIEMGRKVVGLHYDHKTNLWTVNHTGPDGDFQQEVVDHVISSAPMKQLIHGLSPRTSDAARDAASKLRYRDFLTVALVLKDRNQFTDNWIYIHDPGVKVGRVQNFKSWSPEMVPDQSLNCYGLEYFCFEGDGTWAASDADLIEMAKKELAKIGLADASDVLDGCVVRQPKAYPVYDDDYATHVATVRAELQDRFPNLHLVGRNGMHKYNNQDHAMMTAMLCAENIRAGREKFNLWEVNQDAEYHEAGSAGTQNGSTGLRMVPTRVKGEPQVAEEVVAAS; this is translated from the coding sequence ATGAGTGAACCGACTGTAGCGATTATCGGGGCTGGTCCGGCGGGCCTGACTGCCGCGTACCAGCTCACCAAGTACGGCATCCCCGTCACGGTTCTCGAAGCCGACCCAAAGTATGTCGGTGGCATCTCCCGAACCGTTCGTTACAACGGCTTCCATTTCGATATCGGCGGCCACAGGTTCTTCTCCAAGTCCAAGGAAATCGAAGATCTGTGGAGCGAAATTCTGCCGGACGACATGCTCGACCGCCCGCGCTCGTCGCGGATTTTCTACAACGGCCAATTTTTTGAGTACCCGCTCAAAGCCGGCGAAGCTTTGATGAAATTGGGGCCGATCGAGTCCGCCCGCTGCGTTCTCTCGTACCTCAAAGCCCGCGCTTTCCCGCAGGACAATCCCCGCAGTTTTCAGGACTGGGTGACGAACCAGTTCGGTGCCCGACTCTTCAACATTTTCTTCAAGACCTACACCGAAAAAGTGTGGGGGATGAGCTGCAAGGAAATCTCCGCCGACTGGGCGGCCCAGCGGATCAAGGGGCTGTCGCTGAAGTCGGCCATTTTAAACGCGCTCTGGAAGCCGAAACCGAAAGCCCGCGGCCAGGTCATCAAGTCGCTGATCAACACGTTCCGCTACCCGCGCCTCGGCCCGGGCATGTTGTGGGAGGCGTGCGCCGAGAAGGTGAAAGCCCAGGGCGGTGTGATCGAGATGGGCCGGAAGGTGGTTGGCTTACACTACGACCACAAGACGAACTTGTGGACGGTGAATCACACCGGTCCGGACGGCGATTTCCAACAGGAGGTCGTCGACCACGTGATTAGTTCGGCGCCCATGAAACAGCTGATCCACGGGTTGTCGCCCCGGACGTCGGACGCCGCCCGGGACGCCGCCAGCAAACTTCGCTACCGGGACTTCCTGACCGTCGCCCTCGTACTGAAAGACCGCAACCAGTTCACCGACAACTGGATTTACATCCACGACCCCGGCGTCAAAGTCGGCCGCGTCCAGAACTTCAAGTCGTGGTCGCCCGAGATGGTGCCGGACCAGTCGCTAAACTGTTACGGCCTCGAATATTTCTGCTTTGAAGGCGACGGCACTTGGGCCGCGTCCGACGCCGACCTGATCGAGATGGCCAAGAAGGAACTGGCCAAGATCGGCCTGGCCGACGCCTCCGACGTGCTGGACGGGTGCGTGGTCCGGCAGCCCAAGGCATATCCGGTCTACGACGACGATTATGCGACCCACGTTGCCACGGTTCGGGCGGAACTGCAAGACCGCTTCCCGAATCTGCACCTCGTCGGCCGGAACGGGATGCACAAGTACAACAACCAGGACCACGCGATGATGACGGCCATGCTCTGTGCCGAGAACATCCGCGCGGGCCGCGAGAAGTTCAACTTGTGGGAAGTCAACCAGGACGCCGAATACCACGAAGCGGGTTCCGCGGGCACCCAAAACGGCTCGACCGGCCTTCGCATGGTGCCGACGCGGGTCAAAGGCGAGCCGCAAGTCGCGGAAGAAGTCGTCGCCGCGTCTTGA
- a CDS encoding L-serine ammonia-lyase: protein MDAISTFDIFKIGVGPSSSHTLGPWRAAQRFRSALDAIQPARVRIDLYGSLAKTGRGHGTDLAVLMGLIGEDPVTCDTASLHGKVATIRATGRIPLTSNHSVPFDLVFHTDATLPFHPNGLTFTAVLEGGGEHAETYYSVGGGFVVREGETEQALVTKPLPLPFSSAAELLRHCHEQNLSIPDLVRRNERTWRTDEEIRAGLARLWETMCACTYRGCHAEGILPGGLNVVRRAAAMNRHLLVGKTYSDVGSWLDAVRQSGGGFRETLKWVSCFALAVNEENAAFGRVVTAPTNGAAGVIPAVLLYEQCFCRPGTGVEDFLLTAAAVGMLFKQGATISAAMGGCQAEIGVSSAMAAAGLTQSLGGSVATVLMAAEIAMEHHLGMTCDPVGGLVQVPCIERNTMGAIKAITACNLALESDPDRAKVSLDAVIRSMWQTALDMNAKYKETAEGGLAIQISVNVIEC, encoded by the coding sequence ATGGACGCGATCAGCACTTTCGACATCTTCAAGATTGGTGTCGGCCCGTCGAGTTCGCACACACTCGGGCCGTGGCGGGCCGCCCAACGATTCCGTTCGGCCCTCGACGCGATTCAGCCCGCCCGCGTGCGAATCGACCTCTACGGCTCGCTGGCCAAAACGGGCCGGGGTCACGGCACAGACCTCGCCGTTCTGATGGGGCTCATTGGCGAAGACCCGGTCACTTGCGATACGGCGAGCCTTCACGGAAAAGTCGCGACGATTCGAGCCACGGGACGAATTCCTCTCACCAGTAATCACTCCGTACCGTTCGATCTCGTTTTCCACACCGACGCGACTCTACCGTTCCACCCCAACGGCTTGACCTTCACGGCAGTGTTGGAAGGGGGAGGCGAGCACGCCGAGACGTATTACTCGGTAGGCGGCGGATTCGTCGTTCGGGAAGGGGAGACGGAACAGGCGTTGGTAACGAAGCCGCTCCCGTTACCGTTCTCGTCGGCGGCGGAGTTACTTCGCCACTGTCACGAGCAAAACCTGTCCATTCCCGATCTGGTACGTCGCAACGAACGGACCTGGCGGACTGACGAAGAAATTCGCGCCGGGCTGGCCCGGCTGTGGGAAACGATGTGTGCCTGCACGTACCGCGGCTGTCACGCCGAAGGGATTTTGCCCGGCGGCTTGAACGTCGTTCGCCGGGCGGCTGCCATGAACCGCCATCTGCTCGTCGGCAAAACGTACTCCGACGTCGGCTCGTGGCTGGACGCCGTCCGGCAGTCCGGTGGCGGGTTTCGTGAGACGTTGAAGTGGGTGAGCTGTTTCGCCCTGGCAGTGAACGAAGAGAACGCCGCGTTCGGGCGGGTGGTCACGGCACCCACGAACGGGGCGGCTGGCGTCATCCCGGCCGTTCTCCTCTACGAGCAGTGCTTTTGTCGACCGGGAACCGGGGTCGAAGACTTCCTGCTGACGGCCGCGGCGGTCGGCATGTTGTTCAAGCAAGGGGCGACGATCTCGGCCGCGATGGGCGGCTGCCAGGCCGAGATCGGCGTGTCGAGCGCGATGGCTGCGGCGGGCCTGACGCAAAGCCTGGGCGGTTCTGTGGCGACGGTCCTCATGGCGGCCGAGATCGCCATGGAACACCACCTCGGCATGACCTGCGACCCGGTCGGCGGGCTGGTTCAGGTGCCGTGTATCGAGCGCAACACGATGGGGGCGATCAAGGCGATCACCGCCTGCAATCTTGCTCTCGAAAGTGACCCGGACCGGGCCAAGGTGTCGCTCGACGCGGTCATTCGTTCGATGTGGCAGACGGCGCTCGACATGAACGCCAAATACAAGGAGACGGCCGAGGGCGGTCTGGCGATTCAAATCTCGGTGAACGTGATCGAGTGTTAA
- a CDS encoding type VI secretion system accessory protein TagJ produces the protein MTPQDALADGRLADAVALQDEVVRQRPDDPAVRLFLFELLTLAGRLADARDHLRAIESADPAWPATRKAFARLLKAEYRRSHRHRRPTFLSPPPAHAARRWRAARAVATGDPDAARWVDSADASSPHLFGHIDGREFDGLRDTDDRFGSVLEVFAGADYAWIPFADLRRITLSPAVAVLDVAFRVARLTWVEGTAREFVLPLLYPGSHAAGDGFATGQEADWPEAPGGVVCGIGPRVFMVGEEEVLFGDCRQFDLRVAT, from the coding sequence ATGACTCCTCAGGACGCACTCGCGGACGGGCGGCTCGCGGACGCCGTGGCCCTGCAAGACGAGGTCGTCCGTCAACGACCCGACGACCCCGCCGTACGGCTCTTTCTGTTCGAGCTGCTGACGCTGGCCGGGCGGCTCGCGGACGCGCGCGATCACCTTCGCGCCATCGAATCTGCCGACCCCGCATGGCCGGCGACCCGAAAGGCGTTCGCCCGACTGCTCAAGGCAGAATACAGGCGTTCCCACCGCCACCGACGCCCCACGTTTCTTTCACCCCCGCCCGCCCACGCCGCCCGCCGGTGGCGCGCCGCCCGCGCCGTCGCGACCGGCGACCCCGACGCCGCCCGGTGGGTCGATTCGGCTGACGCCTCCTCCCCACACCTATTCGGCCACATCGACGGCCGGGAGTTCGACGGACTTCGAGACACGGACGATCGGTTCGGGTCGGTATTGGAGGTATTCGCCGGCGCGGACTACGCCTGGATTCCGTTCGCCGATCTGCGGCGGATCACGCTCAGCCCGGCCGTGGCGGTACTCGATGTCGCGTTCCGGGTCGCACGATTGACGTGGGTCGAGGGGACCGCACGCGAATTCGTCCTTCCGCTCCTGTACCCCGGATCGCATGCCGCGGGCGACGGATTCGCGACGGGACAGGAAGCCGACTGGCCCGAAGCGCCGGGCGGGGTCGTGTGCGGCATCGGCCCGCGTGTTTTTATGGTCGGTGAAGAAGAGGTGTTATTCGGCGATTGCCGCCAATTTGACCTCCGGGTGGCGACGTGA
- the bamA gene encoding outer membrane protein assembly factor BamA — protein sequence MIARRPFLGRIQAFVVLAVVAAVGGVWCAAPGARAAEETPFGKIVADVIPVNNKIHDKQTILSQMKTKAGAVYDPNTVDADVRQLMGTRWFAPGGVRVSTIIGADNRVTVFVHVLELNNIVNEVVYIGQEHLSESELRDLTHLRKGSPLNPTMNQLAAQEIQNKLREEGRAYATVILLEGDKLADTRVVFQITEGPVVRLRGVDFRGNAAADSGRLKTVVVSTGPMISGFITPLTAKFNQAMVEEDKKRLVKYYYRLGHLDAQVHEEVVPYPNDVSQVTVVYHVDEGRAYTVGSVKIEGNKLVSDARLRKVIETKPGEKYNLDAVQADEQRLKNLEGNGGVNAIVEHAWFAVPDKPGVVDVHYRLMEPSRGEPDRVGRIIIEGNTITAQRVIMNQLGLYPGQVLQYPKLKQAEANLSRLGIFDGEDPPTVEVIPSDFDSIYKDIRVRVKETRTGMAALTATVNSDAGVNGSITLNQRNFDILRVPTSLDDLFAGKAFRGGGQEMQIQAMPGTTFQRYAITWREPYLYDTRFGLTISGSFFERQYTEYTEERTGLRATVDYRFAESPIWKTTMSARLEDVDVKNIPYWASNAITSDAGHATQLGLRAGLNRDTRDSYLLPTSGSVFDIGFEQLFGSYYEVPIGTTELSQYYTMYQRKDGSGKQVLALRTQATVMGANAPVFERAFAGGFRSMRGFTFRGVGPYENDLNIGGTFAFLNTVEYQIPVMANDKLWFVMFCDHGTVERTVTITDYRVAVGAGMRIVIPAMGPLPIALDFAVPVHQAAQDQKQLFSFYVGWFGGQ from the coding sequence ATGATTGCCCGCCGCCCGTTCCTCGGCCGCATCCAGGCTTTCGTCGTATTGGCCGTTGTCGCGGCCGTCGGCGGTGTCTGGTGCGCCGCGCCCGGGGCCCGCGCGGCCGAAGAGACCCCGTTCGGAAAAATCGTGGCCGATGTTATTCCGGTCAACAACAAGATCCACGACAAGCAAACCATCCTGAGCCAGATGAAAACCAAGGCGGGGGCCGTGTACGACCCGAACACGGTCGACGCGGACGTCCGCCAGCTCATGGGGACGCGGTGGTTCGCGCCCGGCGGGGTGCGCGTCAGCACGATTATCGGGGCGGACAACCGGGTGACGGTATTCGTTCACGTTCTCGAACTCAACAACATCGTCAACGAAGTCGTTTACATCGGCCAGGAGCACTTGTCCGAGAGCGAACTCCGGGACCTCACGCACCTCCGCAAGGGCAGCCCGCTGAACCCGACGATGAACCAGCTCGCGGCCCAGGAAATCCAGAACAAGCTGCGGGAAGAAGGGCGGGCGTACGCCACCGTGATACTGCTCGAAGGCGACAAACTCGCCGACACCCGGGTGGTCTTTCAGATCACCGAGGGGCCGGTGGTCCGCCTCCGCGGCGTCGATTTCCGCGGCAACGCGGCGGCCGATAGCGGGCGCCTCAAGACTGTGGTCGTCTCCACCGGCCCAATGATTTCCGGGTTCATCACCCCGCTGACGGCGAAGTTCAACCAGGCGATGGTTGAAGAAGATAAGAAGCGGCTGGTCAAATACTACTACCGCCTCGGCCACCTCGACGCGCAGGTTCACGAGGAGGTCGTCCCGTACCCGAACGACGTCAGCCAGGTGACGGTCGTGTACCACGTCGACGAGGGCCGGGCGTACACCGTCGGGAGCGTGAAGATCGAGGGGAACAAACTGGTTTCCGACGCCCGCCTGCGGAAGGTGATCGAAACCAAGCCCGGCGAGAAGTACAACCTCGACGCCGTCCAGGCCGACGAGCAGCGGCTCAAGAACCTGGAAGGGAACGGGGGGGTCAACGCGATCGTCGAACACGCGTGGTTCGCGGTGCCGGACAAGCCCGGCGTCGTGGACGTCCATTACCGGCTGATGGAGCCGAGTCGCGGGGAACCCGACCGCGTCGGGCGGATCATCATCGAGGGGAACACGATCACCGCCCAGCGGGTGATCATGAACCAGCTCGGCCTCTACCCGGGGCAGGTTCTCCAATACCCGAAACTCAAGCAGGCCGAGGCGAATTTGTCGCGGCTCGGCATCTTCGACGGCGAAGACCCCCCGACCGTCGAGGTGATCCCGTCCGACTTCGACAGCATCTACAAGGACATCCGCGTGCGGGTCAAGGAAACCCGGACCGGGATGGCCGCCCTGACCGCGACCGTGAACTCGGACGCCGGGGTGAACGGGTCGATCACCCTCAACCAGCGGAACTTCGACATCCTGCGGGTCCCGACCAGCCTGGACGACTTGTTCGCGGGTAAGGCGTTCCGGGGTGGCGGCCAGGAAATGCAGATCCAGGCCATGCCGGGAACCACGTTCCAAAGGTACGCGATCACGTGGCGGGAGCCGTACCTGTACGACACCCGGTTCGGGCTGACAATCAGCGGATCCTTCTTCGAGCGCCAGTACACCGAGTACACCGAAGAACGAACGGGGCTCCGTGCCACGGTCGATTACCGGTTCGCCGAGAGCCCGATCTGGAAAACCACCATGTCCGCCCGACTCGAAGACGTGGACGTCAAAAACATCCCGTACTGGGCGTCGAACGCGATCACGTCGGACGCCGGCCACGCGACCCAACTCGGCTTGCGGGCCGGGCTGAACCGCGACACCCGGGATAGTTACCTGCTCCCGACCAGCGGGAGCGTGTTCGACATCGGGTTCGAGCAGCTGTTCGGGAGCTACTACGAGGTGCCGATCGGGACGACCGAACTGAGCCAGTACTACACGATGTATCAGCGGAAAGACGGCAGCGGCAAACAGGTACTCGCCCTGCGAACCCAGGCGACCGTCATGGGCGCGAACGCGCCGGTGTTCGAGCGGGCGTTCGCCGGGGGCTTCCGGAGTATGCGGGGGTTCACGTTCCGCGGGGTCGGGCCGTACGAAAACGATTTGAACATTGGGGGCACGTTCGCGTTCCTAAACACCGTCGAATACCAGATCCCGGTCATGGCGAACGACAAACTGTGGTTCGTCATGTTCTGCGACCACGGTACGGTCGAGCGAACGGTCACGATCACGGATTACCGGGTGGCCGTCGGAGCCGGGATGCGGATCGTGATTCCGGCGATGGGTCCGCTCCCGATCGCCCTCGACTTCGCGGTCCCGGTCCACCAGGCCGCGCAGGACCAGAAGCAACTCTTCAGCTTCTACGTCGGCTGGTTCGGCGGCCAGTAA
- a CDS encoding ISAs1 family transposase has translation MATSVDKGHGRIEKRTLHTTTILTAEGKWKGAKQGFHVTRERTVKGKKTIEDVYGITSLSIQQANAATLLSILRDHWQIENGLHWVRDETLGEDRCRVRMGAAPQVLAAIRNAVVHLLADVDTENRPEAIEWLQIHHDEARALIGIPQSE, from the coding sequence GTGGCCACGTCGGTCGACAAGGGACATGGGCGGATCGAGAAGCGAACCCTCCACACGACGACGATTCTGACCGCCGAGGGGAAGTGGAAGGGGGCCAAGCAAGGGTTCCACGTCACCCGCGAGCGGACGGTCAAAGGGAAGAAGACGATCGAGGATGTGTACGGAATCACCAGTCTGTCGATCCAACAGGCGAATGCGGCGACACTTCTGTCCATCCTCCGGGATCACTGGCAGATCGAGAACGGATTGCATTGGGTCCGGGATGAGACCCTGGGCGAGGACCGCTGCCGGGTGCGGATGGGTGCGGCTCCGCAGGTCCTGGCCGCCATCCGGAACGCCGTCGTCCATCTGTTGGCCGATGTCGACACCGAGAACCGTCCGGAGGCCATCGAGTGGCTGCAAATCCACCACGATGAAGCCCGGGCGCTGATTGGGATCCCACAAAGTGAATAA
- a CDS encoding ISAs1 family transposase, with translation MLSGRKSLAGISRFGRQHGAPLAHALGFRRGKTPTVSTLSRTLRRFDPQDLEAALSRWVTGRFDPHAFEHIAIDGKTLRGSRHGDVPGHHLVAAYAPAVQAVLAQVRVDAKTNEHKAALELLGILPVRGKVVTGDAMFCQRDLATQVIDSGGDYVLVAKDNQPALVADIRAGFAFATAARSIAAATSP, from the coding sequence ATGCTGAGTGGCCGCAAGAGCTTGGCCGGGATCTCCCGGTTCGGACGGCAGCACGGGGCTCCGCTGGCTCACGCCCTGGGCTTCCGGCGGGGCAAAACGCCGACCGTCTCGACCCTCTCCCGAACCCTCCGCCGCTTCGACCCCCAGGACCTCGAAGCGGCCCTGTCCCGGTGGGTGACCGGCCGGTTCGACCCCCACGCGTTCGAGCACATCGCGATCGACGGCAAGACGTTGCGAGGCAGCCGCCACGGGGACGTGCCCGGCCACCACTTGGTGGCCGCCTACGCACCCGCCGTCCAGGCCGTCCTCGCTCAGGTCCGGGTCGATGCCAAAACGAACGAACACAAGGCCGCCCTCGAACTCCTCGGTATCCTCCCCGTGCGGGGCAAAGTGGTCACCGGGGACGCCATGTTCTGTCAGCGCGATCTGGCCACCCAGGTGATCGATTCCGGGGGCGACTACGTCCTCGTGGCCAAGGACAACCAACCGGCCTTGGTCGCCGATATCCGAGCCGGATTCGCCTTCGCGACCGCCGCCCGATCGATCGCGGCGGCCACTTCCCCCTGA
- a CDS encoding NAD-dependent epimerase/dehydratase family protein — MPTYLITGGTGFVGSHAAEAAVVRGKVLALARSGSDTTFLESIGAQIVAGDLTDPAALRRAAEGIDCVIHCAAKVGDWGAVEDFRTVNVGGLRNLFDALRGTALKRFVYVSSLGVYEARHHYGTDETEPLPAAHIDGYTQSKVECETLALEEYRKYQTPVTIVRPGFIYGPRDRTVLPRLADRLRKKSVIYIARGRYALNTTYVGNLVDAIFLAAESPRAVGEVFNVTDGEFVSKRRFFEAIADGLGLPRPKASIPLWLARPLARWRENVFRRKNKPYPPLITRASVKFAGLNLDFSIAKARTVLGYDPQIGFDDGMKRALEWVAKNKPAA; from the coding sequence ATGCCCACCTATCTCATCACCGGCGGCACCGGGTTCGTTGGGAGCCATGCGGCCGAGGCGGCCGTCGTGCGGGGAAAGGTTCTGGCACTCGCCCGGTCCGGAAGTGACACGACATTTCTGGAATCGATCGGAGCCCAAATCGTCGCCGGCGACCTCACCGACCCGGCCGCACTCCGGCGGGCCGCGGAGGGGATCGATTGCGTGATCCATTGTGCCGCCAAGGTCGGGGACTGGGGAGCGGTCGAGGATTTCCGGACTGTGAACGTGGGGGGGCTGCGCAACCTGTTCGACGCGCTCCGTGGGACGGCCCTCAAGCGATTCGTGTACGTGTCGAGCCTCGGCGTTTACGAGGCACGCCACCACTACGGAACGGACGAGACCGAGCCCCTCCCGGCCGCTCATATTGACGGGTACACCCAATCGAAGGTCGAGTGCGAGACGCTGGCCCTCGAAGAGTATCGCAAATACCAGACCCCGGTTACCATCGTCCGGCCCGGGTTCATTTACGGGCCGCGCGACCGTACCGTTCTCCCGCGACTGGCTGACCGGCTACGAAAGAAGAGCGTGATTTACATCGCCCGCGGGCGGTACGCGCTCAACACCACTTATGTGGGGAATTTGGTCGACGCGATTTTTCTGGCGGCCGAGAGCCCGCGTGCGGTCGGCGAAGTCTTCAACGTGACGGACGGCGAGTTTGTCAGCAAGCGGCGGTTTTTTGAAGCGATCGCGGACGGGCTCGGGCTCCCGCGGCCGAAGGCGTCGATCCCGCTCTGGCTGGCCCGCCCGTTGGCCAGGTGGCGGGAGAACGTGTTCCGCCGGAAGAACAAGCCGTACCCCCCGCTCATTACCCGCGCGTCCGTGAAATTCGCCGGGTTGAACCTCGATTTCAGCATCGCCAAGGCGCGGACGGTCCTCGGGTACGACCCACAAATCGGGTTCGACGACGGGATGAAACGGGCACTGGAATGGGTCGCCAAGAACAAACCGGCGGCCTGA
- a CDS encoding type 1 glutamine amidotransferase domain-containing protein, with protein MNLSGKRVAVLVEQQYQELEVWYPVYRLREAGCAVTLVGPEAGRSYPSKLGYPAKADVSAAAVSAGDFDAIVIPGGFAPDYIRRSDAMLKLVREMAAQGKPTAAVCHGPWVLCSTPALRGRRATCFHSIKDDVVNAGATYVDEEVVVDGHLITSRKPDDLPAFVVAVMKALAGQR; from the coding sequence ATGAACCTGTCCGGCAAGCGCGTGGCGGTGTTGGTCGAGCAGCAGTACCAGGAACTGGAAGTGTGGTACCCCGTGTACCGGCTCCGCGAGGCCGGGTGTGCGGTGACGCTCGTCGGCCCGGAGGCGGGCAGGTCGTATCCAAGTAAGCTCGGGTATCCGGCCAAGGCGGACGTTTCGGCCGCCGCGGTTTCGGCCGGCGACTTTGACGCGATCGTGATCCCGGGTGGGTTCGCCCCGGACTACATCCGTCGGAGCGATGCGATGCTCAAACTGGTCCGTGAGATGGCAGCCCAGGGGAAACCGACGGCGGCCGTCTGCCACGGCCCGTGGGTTCTCTGTTCGACCCCCGCGCTCCGGGGGCGGCGGGCGACCTGCTTCCATTCCATCAAGGACGACGTCGTCAACGCCGGCGCGACCTATGTCGACGAAGAAGTCGTCGTGGACGGGCACCTCATCACCAGCCGCAAACCGGACGACCTGCCGGCGTTCGTCGTGGCCGTCATGAAGGCACTGGCGGGGCAGCGGTAG
- a CDS encoding ArsR/SmtB family transcription factor: protein MTKNLPAVRGKGVSLAGPSLQGTGSDRAVRKLTDVLKSIADENRLRILLMLAESGEMNVSAIGDALGQSQPAVSHHLNQLRNAGLIEFRRDGKFNFYALNPTGLHELIDQLFPHGGPARIPLGGVEIAFKRK, encoded by the coding sequence TTGACGAAGAATTTACCGGCGGTGCGCGGCAAAGGCGTGAGCCTGGCCGGACCGTCGCTGCAAGGCACGGGCTCGGACCGTGCAGTGCGGAAGTTGACGGACGTGTTGAAGAGCATCGCGGACGAGAATCGCCTCCGCATCCTGCTCATGCTCGCCGAATCGGGTGAGATGAACGTTTCCGCCATCGGTGACGCCCTCGGACAGTCCCAGCCCGCCGTTAGCCACCACCTGAACCAACTTCGCAACGCCGGATTGATCGAATTCCGCCGCGACGGAAAGTTCAACTTTTACGCACTCAACCCGACCGGCCTCCACGAGCTGATTGATCAGCTCTTTCCCCACGGTGGCCCGGCTAGAATCCCCCTGGGAGGAGTTGAGATCGCATTCAAGCGAAAATAA
- the dapA gene encoding 4-hydroxy-tetrahydrodipicolinate synthase, whose translation MTVAIVTPFRNGQIDWDDLGKLVDWHVEQGTDGLAPCGTTGESPTLTHEENERVVAFVCERAGGRLKVMAGTGSNSTAEAVRMTKAAKKAGATGSLQVGPYYNKPTQDGYFRHFGAIAEACDLPLVLYNIPGRTGSNILPETMARLADQYPTIVAVKEATGSLDQASQVLALTDLTLLSGDDSLTLPLMSIGGKGVVSVVGNIVPRDMMALVKAAAGGNIADARAWHRKLFPLCRDMLGVATNPIPVKTAMKLLGRGTGELRLPMCTMDEVGEAKVRQTLVNYGLLK comes from the coding sequence GTGACCGTCGCCATTGTCACCCCCTTTCGCAACGGTCAGATCGATTGGGACGACCTCGGTAAACTCGTCGACTGGCACGTCGAACAGGGGACCGACGGGCTCGCGCCGTGCGGCACCACGGGCGAATCACCGACCCTGACGCACGAAGAAAACGAGCGGGTCGTCGCGTTCGTGTGCGAGCGGGCGGGCGGGCGGCTCAAAGTGATGGCGGGGACGGGGTCGAACAGCACGGCCGAAGCCGTCCGGATGACCAAGGCCGCGAAGAAGGCCGGGGCGACCGGCTCGCTGCAGGTCGGGCCGTACTACAACAAGCCGACCCAGGACGGGTACTTCCGGCACTTCGGGGCGATCGCCGAGGCCTGTGACCTGCCGCTCGTGCTTTACAACATTCCGGGCCGGACCGGGTCGAACATCCTCCCCGAAACGATGGCCCGGCTCGCGGACCAGTATCCGACGATCGTGGCCGTCAAGGAAGCCACCGGCTCACTCGACCAGGCTTCGCAGGTACTCGCGCTGACGGACCTGACGCTATTGTCCGGCGACGACAGCCTGACCCTCCCGCTCATGAGTATCGGGGGCAAAGGGGTGGTGTCGGTGGTCGGGAACATCGTCCCGCGAGACATGATGGCATTAGTAAAGGCGGCTGCCGGCGGGAACATCGCGGACGCCCGGGCGTGGCACCGCAAACTGTTCCCGCTCTGCCGCGACATGCTGGGCGTGGCGACGAACCCGATTCCGGTGAAAACTGCGATGAAACTGCTCGGCCGCGGGACCGGGGAGTTGCGCCTGCCGATGTGTACCATGGACGAAGTGGGAGAGGCCAAGGTCCGGCAAACACTGGTAAACTACGGGCTGCTCAAGTAA